The Gemmatimonas aurantiaca T-27 DNA segment CCACGCTCAACCGCCCACTCCGCGATTTCGAGCTCATTGCGCGAACGCCACACCCGTACCACCACGAACTCGAAGGGGATCGCCGGCGCAATGCCGATGTCCACGCACAGACGACCAACCGCCACGTCCGATGGGCGATTGTTCGTGTCATCGCACCGTACGAAGAACGCCTCGTCCATGCTCGCACCGGCGAGCTGTCCCTGTTGCCAGAGTGTGGCTAGATAGATGAGGATCGACATGCGCAACCGCTCGCGCGTGCCGGTGTCATTCGGCTCGAACACCGCCCACTGCGTCGCCAGGTCGAGCGCTTTCATCACCATGAGCACGAGGCGGCGCACGGGCAGGAACCGCCACGACACATCGCTGCTCACGGTCCGTGCCCCCAGGATGCGCAATCCGCGACCCGGCAGTGCGCGCAGCACGTTGATGCCGAGCGTATTGAGCAGACCATGCGACTCGTCGTCCATGGTCACCGTCAAATCCTGCGCCCACACCAGCGGATCGTTGGCGGGCGCTTTGTGCACGCCCACCGCACGGTCGGTTCGTGCCATCTGACCGGCGACGTGCCCGGAAGGGGGAATGGCACGTGTGGGCTCGCGGCGCACACGCAACGGGTCGACCACCCTCACCCAGGGATGATAGAGCGCCGCCATCTTCGAATCGAAACGCTGCCGCCAGGCGCGGATGCCGGCGAGACCGAGCGTGGTGCCATGCGCGCTCTCGAACGGTCCATCAAGCAACGCGACGCGGTCGCGCCGGCTCTCGCAGTGCCAGACCAGATCAGCCTGCACACGGAACACATCCGCCTCGCTGAACACTGGCGGTATTTCGCCTGGCTCCTGCGGTGACGGCGACGCCGGCTGCGGCGTGGTGACGAGTGCACAGGGATCGGGAATGCAGGGTGGGAGCGGCGCGAAATCGGGCGGGGCTATTGGACGGATATGAATGTCGGGAATCGCGACCATTGCGATCTCGTCCACCGTACCCAGGGCGCGAAGACCGCGTCGCCGTGATGCCTTCACCAGGTCGGAGTCGTCCGCTGCCCACTCGGCGCCGATGAAGTCCGTCGCGAGCAGACCACGCAGTCCATCGCGCCCGCCTGTCAGCACCAGCGAAGATGGAGGCAAGAGATCGGCAGCTACGATCGACATGGCCATGGGGCGTGGTACCAGCGGATCGCCACCGAATGCGACACGCAGTTCATCGATGCCAATCCGCAGCGGTGGAGACGCCGCCGTGCGCCCCTGGTCACCGCCCGACACTTCGTGCGAAGCGGCGAGGGACCGTGGTCCGTACGACGGGTGCTCCGGTACCAACGTCAACCCCTCGTGCACGGCCATCGAGACGCCACCTTCACTGACAAGGATGGTGTACTCCACACTCTCCACCATCACCGGCTTCGATGCCTCCAGTGGTGGCAACAGGGCGTCGTAGGGCAGACGACGAGACGGTTGATCGGCCACCCAGAAGAGACGTCGGGTTACGGCGTCGACATCGTTCACCACGCGGTAAATGGGTGCCGCCGTTGCTGATTGAGACAGGCGCACCAGCGAA contains these protein-coding regions:
- a CDS encoding phage tail sheath family protein, which codes for MAALATPGVYYETVDAVDTRVASVRTDVAGFVGIAERGPVDTPVPLESWRQFRAHFGEVTGSGYLAYTVRAFFENGGARCWVVRVASRDVHAGVQSAQATLLSLTGATPVWRIRASSPGTWGNRLSIQVVATHRAQTSGTVAGGDPSYTEVASTSGFTRGSLVRLSQSATAAPIYRVVNDVDAVTRRLFWVADQPSRRLPYDALLPPLEASKPVMVESVEYTILVSEGGVSMAVHEGLTLVPEHPSYGPRSLAASHEVSGGDQGRTAASPPLRIGIDELRVAFGGDPLVPRPMAMSIVAADLLPPSSLVLTGGRDGLRGLLATDFIGAEWAADDSDLVKASRRRGLRALGTVDEIAMVAIPDIHIRPIAPPDFAPLPPCIPDPCALVTTPQPASPSPQEPGEIPPVFSEADVFRVQADLVWHCESRRDRVALLDGPFESAHGTTLGLAGIRAWRQRFDSKMAALYHPWVRVVDPLRVRREPTRAIPPSGHVAGQMARTDRAVGVHKAPANDPLVWAQDLTVTMDDESHGLLNTLGINVLRALPGRGLRILGARTVSSDVSWRFLPVRRLVLMVMKALDLATQWAVFEPNDTGTRERLRMSILIYLATLWQQGQLAGASMDEAFFVRCDDTNNRPSDVAVGRLCVDIGIAPAIPFEFVVVRVWRSRNELEIAEWAVERGGRVT